The genomic window TGGGTTGCTGCATGGTGGGGATTAAAAGTCATTGACTGGCTCTCCAGCTACAAACATGTGCTGTTATTCTGTTCTTTGAATCATTCCTTGAATCCCATCATGTATAAAAGGGTTTTTGGTGAGGTTGTTTTAGTTTTACCCCTCTGATAATGTCCCTAATCTAGTGAATACATATTGCACTGAGACTGTACCAATTACACAGAAAATGTACCTTTTCCACTGAATACATGTTGTAGAATGTACATATTCATCAACGATGTCCACATTCTACTTTTTATTAAAATTAGAAACAGTACAAagaatgtgttgtgttgtcaaAACATGattcaaaataataaacaatataagtatttgtttaaaaatatctataaaatataattttagcAATGTTAATAattcacattttaaacattttctacAATCCCAATTGTATATCTTCAAATGAACAAAAAACCTTCAGGAAAAAAGACATTGAACATTATAGTGTCATTTTACCAGCTAAAATGGGTTGTATTATTTATAGTACAAAGTATTAATGGCTTATTGTATTTATCCTTGATGAATGACATTAAATAGTGCAATACAAAtgcagttctctcagatctcacatggTATTCTTATTCAGAAAACAACATTTGTGGGTTGTTTGGTTATTTGATCATCAAACAAatgtcctagtctgtttgattgacaggtgagatgatcaatGGGGCAGAGTTTTGAACAGCCCAAGGGAACCCCGTagagaggaatggatagagaggctctcTAAAGGTGCAGCTGGTAGCAGAGTagagatgaaccctggcttccacatcatagaaggagaccagaccctcatcataatccacaaacacccccaccttctggagctcagctctcagagggagacggacatcagGGTTACCTTTAAATACCAACCCATACTTGTCGTAGTAGAGAGTGCAGTAGCCCGTCTCAGGGGTCCGAGGGGTAAAACcttttctgttgatggactctctggccactccaaTATACCATACAGTCTTGTCTtcaacctggacctcaaagtaaaatctccctgaggagaagctctgcctcgtaagcacacatatataatatgtaaatctcttagggttgtctgggagttccttcgctacacctccatcatgtacttgtttcccatccccagacaggatgagcctgggatgagctgtatcaggatccagagtcacatctacttcatactgctggaccctcttcagttcaacATCACGcatcttcttcatctccatgttcagtgtctcctccagctgatccagggagctcctcaaggtccctacgtatgacggaggatggacctccaccgtcgtccGGTCCCTGGtaggtggaggatccttcagggatctgaaggcctggaggaagtggaggtggtctttagtgtatgagagctgcttcacctctgaacttctattggtcagatcttctatttcctgctccagctctttgatgaggtcttcagcttgtttctctgtggatttcagtctctctttaaccatttggttgagatcatcctggcacttttcaatgcagcgcatcagagcagtgaggacctgcacaccatcggctatctctctgtctgcatctgctttgctgcgtttaactgtgtctttaatctccAGGATATTATtttgtctctcctggatcatctgctgaacttcagcctccatcttccccagctgggccatcttcacttcatattcctcctttagaggtacaacaggatgggacctgtggtcaccctctgtgcaggactgacacacacacacctgttcagtcttgcagaagagctccagaagtcggtcgtgtttcttacacaccctgtcttccagacggccCATTGGCTCGACCAGCCTATGTTTCTTCATGACtgtgactctctgatgtggctccaggtgggtttggcagtaggAGACCAAACACAccaggcaggacttcacggccttcagctgggtcccagtacagacgtcacagggaacttctgatgattcaacacaaggctgctcctTTACTTCTACATTTGTTCTAAACTGAGcggccagctctgataagagggtattgacacgtagatcaggtcttgtgtGGAAATGctcgttgcaaacaggacatttgtaccggacttgttcatcccagaacttcgtaatacaggttctgcagaagttgtgtccacatggtgtggaaactggactgctgaacacatccagacagatggaacatgaaaagttctcttcagaccaggaagtctTAGCAGAGGCCATCCTAGACACAGACAACAAGGTTTATGCATCGAGCAATACCATAATTTTTCTAATTCCATGTCCATAACGGAAAGAGAAGTGTTATGTTCTTCCAAAGTTTTGCTTTTTTACTCACCTCGTTGTggtttctgtctgtcagactaTTTGCTCCAAAATGCGTGTTATTTTTCTCCCGAACGAGAGGATTGCTTCCACGTCGGATGTCTTTCGGTTCTATAAACCTTAggtttcgtttcctcaacatgacgtcctctcctctcctactctaTCATCTGGCTCTGCCACTAACcccaggctccgcccccacggtcGTGCAGTTCCCTGATGTTTCACCTTTCACAGTCTGACTTTAGGCACATCCATTCTCTGTGTATGTAACGT from Gadus morhua chromosome 17, gadMor3.0, whole genome shotgun sequence includes these protein-coding regions:
- the LOC115529934 gene encoding uncharacterized protein LOC115529934 is translated as MASANASWSEENFSCSICLDVFSSPVSTPCGHNFCRTCITKFWDKQVQYKCPVCNEHFHTRPDLRVNILLSELASQFRTTVRVKEQPCVESSEVPCDVCTGTQLKAVKSCLVCFVSFCQTHLEPHQRIAVLKKHRLVEPMDRLEDRLCKKHDRLLELFCKTEFLCVCQSCTEGDHRSHPVVPLKEEYEVKMAQLGKMEAEVQQMIHERQNNIQEIKDTVKRSKADADREIADGVQVLTALMRSIEECQDDLNQMVKERLKSTEKQAEDLIKELEQEIEDLTNRGSEVKQLSHTKDHLHFLQAFRSLKDPPPTRDRTTVEVRPPSYVGTLRRSLDQLEETLNMEMKKLRDDVELKRVQQYEVDVTLDPDTAHPRLILSEDGKQVHDGGVATKLTNNPQRCTYYICVLTRQSFSSGRFYFEVQVKDKTVWYLGVASASINRKDGIKWTPKTGYWTLQNENCWLVFKGNPDVCLPLRAELQKVGVFVDYDEGLVSFYDVEARVHLYSATGCTFRGPLYPLLSPWLTEDGKNSAPLIISPVNQTEMASAKTSWSEENFSCSICLDVFSSPVSTPCGHNFCRTCITKFWDEQVRYKCPVCNEHFHTRPDLRVNTLLSELAAQFRTNVEVKEQPCVESSEVPCDVCTGTQLKAVKSCLVCLVSYCQTHLEPHQRVTVMKKHRLVEPMGRLEDRVCKKHDRLLELFCKTEQVCVCQSCTEGDHRSHPVVPLKEEYEVKMAQLGKMEAEVQQMIQERQNNILEIKDTVKRSKADADREIADGVQVLTALMRCIEKCQDDLNQMVKERLKSTEKQAEDLIKELEQEIEDLTNRSSEVKQLSYTKDHLHFLQAFRSLKDPPPTRDRTTVEVHPPSYVGTLRSSLDQLEETLNMEMKKMRDVELKRVQQYEVDVTLDPDTAHPRLILSGDGKQVHDGGVAKELPDNPKRFTYYICVLTRQSFSSGRFYFEVQVEDKTVWYIGVARESINRKGFTPRTPETGYCTLYYDKYGLVFKGNPDVRLPLRAELQKVGVFVDYDEGLVSFYDVEARVHLYSATSCTFREPLYPFLSTGFPWAVQNSAPLIISPVNQTD